In Limnochordia bacterium, the genomic window TGGGTATCAATAAGGGCAAAGAATACATCTTGGGGGCTGCTAACGCCATGTCCTTGAAGCTCTTGGATTAGCCAGGACTCATCTAATTTGATTTCCTTAAGGTTCTTATGGATGACTTGGCCGTCCACGATCAATGGATAGGCAATACCCTCATAACCTGTAGGAATGCCTAGATCCTCAGGGGATACCGGTCTTTTGCTCGCCCTGGGGATCACGCTTAGGGTCCCTGAAGCTTCAAGAATGGCGAACTCCACATCCGCAGGATTAGTGTAGCCTTTCTCTCGAAGCTGCAGAAGTAACTCATCAACGGAATACCGTTGTTTTCTAAGCTCGCTTTCTACGATCTGTCCGTTTCGGACCATAATCGCCGGCACACCGGAGAGAAGGTCTCTGATGATAGGACTTTTTAGGCAAAGAAAGGCCAGTCCCACCTGCATAATGAGTAACACCGCCATTGGGATCAGACCATGGGAAATGGGAATATTGACGTTTTCCATCGGAATTACCGCAAGTTCGGCAATCATGATTGCAATGACCAGATCAAAGGGGGAGAGCTGACCGATCTCTCTTTTTCCCATCACCCGGATGATTGTAAGTACAGAAAAGTACAGAAGGACAGTACGAAATACCATAATGGCAACCTCGCCCATCACATCCAACCCTTTCAACCAGTACTAAGGCCAATATAGTATTGGTTGAAGCCGCGTCCATTATTCCTTGCTCTTCACATAGGGAATGGTCTGAGGCCCCTCCGGTAGAACACAGATGGTTGCCTCAGGATCCCGCTGTAGGATCCTTTGGAGCACGTCCTCTACTCTGCCGCTAGGCTGCAGATGGGCCAAGGAAATCTCTTCATCCGAAAGACAACCGCTGACCATGTGTATCTTCGCTCGCTGGAGAATCAACGCGAGGATTTGGGCCTGCCATTGGTCGGTCATCGCAAATCCAGGAGCATAAACCATATCCAGTATATCCTGCGCTGATTTGGTAGCCTCTAGGATTTTCTTGAAGTTGCCATGTTCCGGAACACCATCCCAACATTCAGCCACACAGACAATATCACCGCCGGACTTTACTACCCGAGCAGCCGCGGACATGCCCTTAACCGCTTGATACAGGTTAAGGTCCAAGGGATATCCGCTATTGGTGGTAATAACTACATCAAAGTAATCCGCAACCGGACACATGCTGGTCTTGTTAACAAACTCAGTCCCTGCACCATGCACCTCGTTAAGCCTTCCAGCCCATACCCTGGTAATCTCCTTGTTTTTGTTTACGGCCACATTAACTACTAGGTGCACTTCAGTCAGGTGGGCTATCTGCGAGATCGCCTGATGGACCGGATTGCCCTCTAAAATACCCCAGGTGGACTTGGGGTGCCCAATAAGCTGAGCACTGTGAATGTACATGATGTCATCGCGACTTGCTATTCCTGGTGCTACAGATTTGGGGCCACCGCTGAATCCTGCAAAGAAGTGGGGTTCAATGAAACCTGTTAGAATCCGCACAGATGCTTCGAGGTATTCCTTATGTAAGTGAACCTCATGCCCATTTGGCAGTGTTCCAGCAAAGGCATATGATTCGGGCTTGTCTGCTACAGATTGCACGATCCGGTAGTTATCTACAATATCTTGCCCTAACATACCAATTAGTTCATCCCGGGTATTGGCCCGGTGCATACCAAGGGCATTGATTAGAACAATGTTCTCCCTAGGCACGTGATCCAATTCCTTCAGGATCACCGGTAAAATCGTACTGTTAGGAACCGGACGGGTAATGTCGGAAAAAACAATCGCTACCCGATCCTGGGAAGTTACCGACTCCTTTAGTGGTTGACATCCCAAAGGGTTTTCTAAGGCCTGTTTTACAGCGCCTTGAGGGTCCCTTTGGCCCACTACAAAGTTTGGTTCTATCACCGTCACATTTTTCGAGGGCAGCTCAACTTCCATGCCAGCCCGTCCGTAGGCAAGTTTGACTTTCATTTGGGACCTCCTATAAACGGATCCTCCTGAACTATAGCCTGCGTGGCCCAGCAAATACAGGGTTCAGGAGATTCTTGTTCAAATGTTACTCCGTTCTTAGTATGGGCTCTTCTCGGTTACGAACTAACACCGAGCTTATCGAAAAAGACTCGATTTCGCTT contains:
- a CDS encoding DUF421 domain-containing protein, which encodes MGEVAIMVFRTVLLYFSVLTIIRVMGKREIGQLSPFDLVIAIMIAELAVIPMENVNIPISHGLIPMAVLLIMQVGLAFLCLKSPIIRDLLSGVPAIMVRNGQIVESELRKQRYSVDELLLQLREKGYTNPADVEFAILEASGTLSVIPRASKRPVSPEDLGIPTGYEGIAYPLIVDGQVIHKNLKEIKLDESWLIQELQGHGVSSPQDVFFALIDTQGELYVQAYDDEPPDNKPISI
- the larA gene encoding nickel-dependent lactate racemase is translated as MKVKLAYGRAGMEVELPSKNVTVIEPNFVVGQRDPQGAVKQALENPLGCQPLKESVTSQDRVAIVFSDITRPVPNSTILPVILKELDHVPRENIVLINALGMHRANTRDELIGMLGQDIVDNYRIVQSVADKPESYAFAGTLPNGHEVHLHKEYLEASVRILTGFIEPHFFAGFSGGPKSVAPGIASRDDIMYIHSAQLIGHPKSTWGILEGNPVHQAISQIAHLTEVHLVVNVAVNKNKEITRVWAGRLNEVHGAGTEFVNKTSMCPVADYFDVVITTNSGYPLDLNLYQAVKGMSAAARVVKSGGDIVCVAECWDGVPEHGNFKKILEATKSAQDILDMVYAPGFAMTDQWQAQILALILQRAKIHMVSGCLSDEEISLAHLQPSGRVEDVLQRILQRDPEATICVLPEGPQTIPYVKSKE